The sequence CATTGTCGACCTGCAAAACGACTTTTGTCCCGGGGGCTCGTTGGCCGTCGCCGAGGGCGACCAAATTGTGCCGCTGGTGAACGACCTTATCGAGCAGTTTGCCCGCGCTGGGCAGCCTATTTTTGCCACCCGGGACTGGCACCCCACAGGGCACATCAGTTTTGAGGCCCAGGGCGGCATCTGGCCGCCCCACTGCGTGCAGCAGACCCACGGCGCGCAGTTTCACCCTGACCTCCGGCTGCCCTCTGACGCAACCGTCGTTACCAAGGGAGACCACAAGGAGCGGGATGCCTACTCCGGCTTTGATGGCACCTCGCTGGCGGAGCAGCTACGTGCGGCGCAGGTGGAGCAGCTGGTGGTGTGTGGGCTGGCGACCGACTACTGCGTGCGAGCCACCAGCCTGGATGGACTCAAGGCGGGCTTCCAGGTCACGGTCATGGAGGATGCGGTGCGGGGTGTGAACGTTGCCCCGGGCGATGCAGCCAAGGCTCTGGCGGAAATGCAGGCGGCCGGGGCCGCGCTGGCCTGAACCCGGCCCCTGCCAGAGGAAAACGCTTCATACCACCCTGGGGCACAGTCTAACTTTTTCGCCGGCCACCAGACC comes from Candidatus Neomarinimicrobiota bacterium and encodes:
- the pncA gene encoding bifunctional nicotinamidase/pyrazinamidase — its product is MLKQALIIVDLQNDFCPGGSLAVAEGDQIVPLVNDLIEQFARAGQPIFATRDWHPTGHISFEAQGGIWPPHCVQQTHGAQFHPDLRLPSDATVVTKGDHKERDAYSGFDGTSLAEQLRAAQVEQLVVCGLATDYCVRATSLDGLKAGFQVTVMEDAVRGVNVAPGDAAKALAEMQAAGAALA